A genome region from Carassius gibelio isolate Cgi1373 ecotype wild population from Czech Republic chromosome A23, carGib1.2-hapl.c, whole genome shotgun sequence includes the following:
- the LOC127944872 gene encoding uncharacterized protein LOC127944872 isoform X6: MARFWMGSYLRTLKILPVDLKTPVSFNLPKEYSFIKKFLKKYLLESEDVTILTQHKSLISVVQDREPVSPVPGLTPSEAKQVWRNAAHPALQNRHKDLSWMVAHEILPVRAVMHSRGMAKNPICPRSGCNSPETVHHLLWECSTARDLWAKTGPLYFPCLPAGGAQFGYQLAILGVGRGLKDLTAQKFTSLWLTLNVIKDAIWATRNLLVGKRVTVTLHACELKVTSMLQGYRTTIFGRGGRGRTERVPAGTDPGRP, translated from the coding sequence atggcgcgattttggatggggtcttacctacgaacactgaaaattttaccagtggacttgaaaaccccagtgtcttttaacttgcccaaagagtacagttttataaaaaagtttttaaagaaataccttttagagagtgaagatgtcaccattttaactcaacacaagtctctcatctctgttgtgcaggaccgggaaccggtgagtccagttccgggcctcacaccaagtgaggccaaacaggtttggcggaacgcggctcaccccgctctccagaacaggcacaaggacttatcgtggatggtggctcatgagatcctcccggtcagggcggttatgcactccagaggcatggccaaaaaccccatctgcccgcggtccggctgcaattccccggagaccgtccaccacctgctctgggagtgcagcactgcgcgggacctgtgggccaagaccggccccctgtatttcccgtgcctaccagcgggtggggcccagttcgggtaccagctcgccatccttggggtgggccggggcttgaaggacttgacggcacagaaatttacctcgctctggctcaccctcaacgtcatcaaggatgccatctgggccaccagaaacctgctggtggggaagcgcgttacggtaaccctccatgcatgcgagctaaaggtaacatcaatgctgcaggggtaccggacgacgatattcggacgggggggccggggtcgcacggagagggtcccggcaggcaccgaccctggccgcccgtag
- the LOC127944872 gene encoding uncharacterized protein LOC127944872 isoform X1: MEELWSAGASIWSGSNFNKNDGVAVLINNPNILVKGSTVVSPPRWFLGKLERAVFYFLWGSKWERLKRETIKKRPENGGKGLPDPHLFLGSRFTALHISYATTPSKENKTAAMARFWMGSYLRTLKILPVDLKTPVSFNLPKEYSFIKKFLKKYLLESEDVTILTQHKSLISVVQDREPVSPVPGLTPSEAKQVWRNAAHPALQNRHKDLSWMVAHEILPVRAVMHSRGMAKNPICPRSGCNSPETVHHLLWECSTARDLWAKTGPLYFPCLPAGGAQFGYQLAILGVGRGLKDLTAQKFTSLWLTLNVIKDAIWATRNLLVGKRVTVTLHACELKVTSMLQGYRTTIFGRGGRGRTERVPAGTDPGRP; encoded by the exons atggaagagctatggtccgcaggagcctccatatggagcggatcaaattttaacaaaaacgacggagttgcggttttaattaataatcctaacatcctggtgaagggcagcactgtggtgag cccccctcggtggttcctggggaaactggagagggcggtgttttacttcctgtgggggtccaagtgggagcgcctgaagagggagaccatcaagaaaaggccggagaacggtggaaaaggcctcccagacccccacctgtttttaggcagccgcttcaccgccctgcacattagttatgccacgaccccatccaaagaaaacaagacggctgcaatggcgcgattttggatggggtcttacctacgaacactgaaaattttaccagtggacttgaaaaccccagtgtcttttaacttgcccaaagagtacagttttataaaaaagtttttaaagaaataccttttagagagtgaagatgtcaccattttaactcaacacaagtctctcatctctgttgtgcaggaccgggaaccggtgagtccagttccgggcctcacaccaagtgaggccaaacaggtttggcggaacgcggctcaccccgctctccagaacaggcacaaggacttatcgtggatggtggctcatgagatcctcccggtcagggcggttatgcactccagaggcatggccaaaaaccccatctgcccgcggtccggctgcaattccccggagaccgtccaccacctgctctgggagtgcagcactgcgcgggacctgtgggccaagaccggccccctgtatttcccgtgcctaccagcgggtggggcccagttcgggtaccagctcgccatccttggggtgggccggggcttgaaggacttgacggcacagaaatttacctcgctctggctcaccctcaacgtcatcaaggatgccatctgggccaccagaaacctgctggtggggaagcgcgttacggtaaccctccatgcatgcgagctaaaggtaacatcaatgctgcaggggtaccggacgacgatattcggacgggggggccggggtcgcacggagagggtcccggcaggcaccgaccctggccgcccgtag